From Apium graveolens cultivar Ventura chromosome 9, ASM990537v1, whole genome shotgun sequence, the proteins below share one genomic window:
- the LOC141683019 gene encoding F-box protein CPR1-like produces the protein MVNRGRGGRRNQRPNRAQHHHNSTTATTTRTRTVAASVSVAEELSGTTLPDELILEVLYRTPVKTLVTFRCVSKSWLALTFDPRFISMHLSCNALLNKHTLYHAYATDFKAKTLSLLRNVDEPPNDVYVLKPSQPRKLDYPRKFNFPNFFKEMAFCGSVNGIVCLSHSQHPDSGYFVEWGRFCVLWNPAMNCCKTIKLPDKKTVLDMWEIVSVGIGFDAVANDYKIIRIVPVSYPPSSKENIMSRVEIYSANRDSWKDINGGALIPFCPGLPNCNFVIKGVPYWHVWGRENKGLGAIDPRTGMHREIPYPDYVKNQRTDAHPVNLLDSVSLLIYSPGQDPNHLVDVYVLDETCGLWTKKYTTQPIVAEGLRLPQCLTTGQIVVETWEGGDSDHRSTFFYDPSSSSLSAKFDASNTLWYQSYSHVESLVCLKGMEPLEKEAKEDKKRKKKPIKKNWDEFLSEGFELVLRFIEV, from the exons ATGGTGAACAGAGGAAGAGGAGGGAGGAGAAATCAAAGGCCAAACAGAGCTCAGCATCACCATAActcaacaacagcaacaacaacaagaACAAGAACAGTAGCAGCATCTGTTTCAGTAGCTGAGGAACTCTCTGGAACAACATTGCCTGATGAGCTGATTCTTGAAGTTCTTTATCGTACCCCGGTAAAGACTCTGGTAACATTTAGGTGTGTTTCCAAGTCCTGGCTAGCTCTTACTTTTGATCCAAGATTTATATCTATGCATCTTTCTTGTAATGCCTTGTTGAATAAGCACACATTGTATCATGCTTATGCTACTGATTTTAAAGCTAAGACCTTGAGTTTGTTGCGTAATGTTGATGAGCCCCCGAATGATGTTTACGTGCTTAAACCAAGTCAACCTAGGAAGTTAGATTATCCGAGAAAGTTTAATTTCCCTAATTTCTTTAAGGAGATGGCTTTTTGTGGTTCGGTTAATGGGATTGTCTGTTTGTCGCATTCTCAACATCCGGATTCGGGTTATTTTGTTGAGTGGGGGAGGTTTTGTGTTTTGTGGAACCCAGCGATGAATTGCTGCAAAACTATTAAGCTGCCAGATAAGAAAACGGTTTTGGATATGTGGGAGATTGTATCTGTAGGGATTGGTTTTGATGCTGTTGCTAATGATTATAAAATCATTAGGATTGTCCCTGTTTCTTATCCACCATCGTCGAAAGAAAATATCATGTCAAGGGTGGAGATTTATTCTGCTAACCGAGATTCTTGGAAAGATATAAATGGCGGAGCTTTGATCCCATTCTGCCCTGGTTTGCCGAATTGCAACTTTGTCATTAAGGGTGTACCATATTGGCATGTATGGGGTCGTGAAAATAAAGGTTTGGGGGCAATTGATCCTCGTACTGGGATGCATAGGGAGATTCCATATCCAGATTATGTGAAGAACCAAAGGACAGATGCCCACCCCGTGAATCTGTTGGATTCTGTTTCACTCCTGATCTATTCCCCAGGGCAGGACCCGAATCACCTGGTTGATGTGTACGTACTTGATGAGACCTGTGGTCTGTGGACCAAGAAATATACCACTCAGCCAATTGTTGCAGAAGGGTTGCGGCTGCCTCAGTGCCTAACCACTGGTCAGATTGTAGTGGAGACATGGGAAGGGGGTGATTCAGATCACCGCAGTACTTTCTTTTATGACCCTAGTTCCAGTAGTCTCTCTGCTAAGTTTGATGCTTCTAATACTCTCTGGTACCAGTCTTACAGTCATGTTGAGAGCCTTGTTTGTCTTAAAGGAATGGAACCTCTTGAGAAAGAGGCCAAAGAGGATAAAAAGAGGAAAAAGAAGCCTATAAAGAAGAATTG GGATGAGTTTCTGTCGGAAGGTTTCGAGTTGGTGCTGCGTTTTATTGAAGTCTGA
- the LOC141686419 gene encoding transcription termination factor MTERF8, chloroplastic-like: protein MYSYICKNLIKNIANVSLKTPHLSFLNARYFSVKNDSTVSLFKNYGFTEPQITSLLSKRPSILSINEDKIIRPKLELFSSYGFSADDIFHILLSDIEILRRSIKNQIIPCCEFLKSVARDNESFIGIVKRCTWVLKHNFKSNMEPNIGVLRDYGVPEYRIERFLRYQPRALMLDSERFKMIVREILEMGFEPVKSHFLRAFTVVIGLSKETRERKWDMYRKWGWTDDEILSAFRKQPGVLVASEEKVEHLFEFLIKKMGWSASEVWSCPIVIMHSFENWTMPRCFVVQFLLSKGLVLKKDITLSRVIVPMENRFKERYVDKYCLEYPEVLKLYTGK, encoded by the coding sequence ATGTATAGCTATATATGCAAGAATTTAATCAAGAACATTGCTAATGTTTCTTTAAAAACACCCCATTTGAGTTTCTTGAATGCACGTTATTTTTCTGTTAAAAATGATTCTACTGTGAGTCTTTTCAAGAACTATGGATTTACTGAGCCTCAAATTACTAGTCTTTTGAGTAAAAGACCTTCAATTTTATCTATAAATGAGGATAAAATTATTAGGCCAAAATTGGAGTTGTTTAGTTCTTATGGGTTTTCTGCTGATGATATTTTTCATATACTTCTTTCGGATATCGAAATCTTGAGGAGGAGTATTAAGAATCAGATTATACCTTGTTGCGAGTTTTTGAAGAGTGTAGCTAGAGATAATGAGAGTTTTATTGGCATTGTTAAGAGGTGTACTTGGGTACTTAAGCATAATTTTAAGTCTAATATGGAACCTAATATTGGAGTGTTGCGGGATTATGGGGTTCCGGAGTATAGGATTGAGAGGTTTCTGAGGTATCAACCGAGGGCGTTGATGTTGGATAGTGAGAGGTTTAAGATGATTGTTAGGGAGATTCTTGAAATGGGGTTTGAGCCGGTTAAGAGTCATTTTTTACGGGCTTTTACTGTGGTTATTGGATTAAGCAAAGAAACTCGAGAGCGGAAGTGGGATATGTATAGGAAGTGGGGTTGGACGGATGACGAAATTCTTTCGGCTTTTAGGAAGCAGCCTGGTGTTCTTGTTGCTTCGGAGGAGAAGGTGGAGCACCTGTTTGAGTTTTTGATTAAGAAAATGGGATGGAGTGCATCGGAGGTTTGGTCGTGTCCTATTGTCATTATGCATAGCTTTGAGAATTGGACTATGCCACGGTGTTTTGTGGTTCAGTTTTTGTTGTCGAAGGGTTTAGTGTTGAAGAAGGACATAACCTTGAGCAGGGTTATAGTACCAATGGAAAATCGATTTAAAGAAAGGTATGTGGATAAATATTGTTTGGAATATCCGGAAGTGCTCAAGTTGTATACAGGAAAGTGA
- the LOC141684793 gene encoding uncharacterized protein LOC141684793: MAGVMEKFIIASMFMWIVPVAILYGFNHGLFPGSSDLSSSSLTLLSGFLAVISVNVVIVFYICLAMREPVQKHEPDPKFLSEATASVKQFKPVETGESSSTHKKEE; the protein is encoded by the exons ATGGCAGGAGTAATGGAGAAGTTTATTATTGCATCAATGTTTATGTGGATAGTTCCGGTTGCTATTTTGTATGGTTTTAACCATGGATTGTTCCCAG GTAGTAGTGATCTATCATCTTCATCATTGACTCTGTTAAGTGGGTTCCTTGCTGTCATATCAGTTAATGTCGTAATTGTTTTCTACATATGTTTGGCAATGAGAGAACCAGTGCAAAAACATGAGCCAGATCCAAAATTTCTTTCGGAGGCGACTGCAAGTGTCAAACAATTTAAACCTGTTGAAACTGGGGAATCTTCATCCACCCATAAAAAAGAAGAGTAG